One Augochlora pura isolate Apur16 chromosome 10, APUR_v2.2.1, whole genome shotgun sequence DNA window includes the following coding sequences:
- the Bet1 gene encoding blocked early in transport 1 translates to MRRTHSSYAYEPLPTASTSSHNGLEDENERMTDHLKDKIHALKSLSIDIGNEVQYQDKMLRGMDEDFERTSGSLIGSVARVLRLSKGSHHYYIMYLFLFSILVFFVLWIVLKFIN, encoded by the exons atGCGTAGAACTCATTCGA GTTATGCTTACGAGCCATTACCAACAGCATCAACATCGAGCCACAATGGCTTGGAAGATGAAAATGAAAGGATGACAGATCATTTAAAAGATAAGATTCATGCTCTAAAATCATTATCAATTGACATCGGAAATGAAGTTCAATACCAAGACAAAATGCTTCGTGGAATG GATGAAGATTTTGAAAGAACAAGCGGTTCATTAATAGGATCAGTTGCACGTGTACTACGTTTATCCAAAGGGAGTCaccattattatattatgtatttattcctATTCTCTATACTTGTCTTTTTTGTATTATGGATAGTATTGAAATTcatcaattga
- the LOC144475721 gene encoding tRNA (guanine(6)-N(2))-methyltransferase THUMP3, with translation MDANNETDVQRLFTESLQNDNVFTVSTTVDTGFEWQAVDECKEKLNKDIKIVKERGKIFFNIYQDQFAQVQELRSIDNIFIVADVRKFKFNESDKETDLQLLKNSVHNDMKLEKGLNAWKCVTGFQGKIYPTLEDYNMAEKARKLSNTLDTVATNRGRKRGQDPSETKTDEILRYRVTCERTGKHTFESGDAARTIGGELQDKYCWLVDLSTFYLEILCKLTYDELVTHLRVTHESKHRRNIIFFGPTTLRATVCYNLLQLAQPKLGEIIVDPMCGGGSIPIEATLVYSQSYVIGGDNHIKAVTRTKSNIDASASECKIDLISWNASHLPLKDSYVDIVVSDMPFGKRSGRMVDNRILYKQFLIELGRILKRSTGRAVLLTYDRRSFNMALQTAGDLFWVSKMLGVNIGGLHAAVYVMKRTDVLPELYKPKTSKPIKFTNSGT, from the exons ATGGACGCAAATAATGAGACTGATGTGCAAAGATTGTTCACAGAATCATTACAAAATGATAATGTCTTTACAGTATCAACGACTGTGGATAcag GATTCGAGTGGCAGGCAGTAGACGaatgcaaagaaaaattgaataaagataTCAAAATCGTTAAAGAGCGtggaaaaattttctttaatatatatcaGGATCAATTTGCACAA gTCCAGGAGTTGAGATCAATagacaatatatttatagttgcAGATGTAAGGAAGTTTAAGTTCAATGAATCTGATAAAGAGACTGATCttcaattacttaaaaattctgtGCATAATGatatgaaattagaaaaaggTTTGAATGCTTGGAAATGTGTAACTGGATTTCAAGGAAAAATATATCCAACTCTTGAAGATTACAATATGGCAGAAAAAGCTCGTAAACTCTCAAATACACTTGACACAGTCGCAACAAATAGAGGTAGAAAAAGAGGTCAAGACCCATCAGAAACTAAAACAGATGAAATTTTAAGATACAGGGTAACATGTGAAAGAACTGGTAAACACACATTTGAATCAGGAGATGCTGCGAGAACTATTGGAGGAGAATTACAGGATAAATACTGTTGGCTAGTAGATTTGTCTACATTTTACTTGGAAATACTTTGCAAATTGACTTATG aTGAACTTGTAACACATTTACGTGTTACTCATGAATCAAAACAtcgtagaaatataatattttttggacCAACTACTCTTAGAGCAACtgtatgttataatttattacagttaGCTCAACCTAAACTGGGTGAAATAATAGTTGACCCAATGTGTGGTGGAGGTTCTATCCCAATAGAG gCGACGTTAGTCTACTCTCAATCGTATGTTATTGGTGGTGACAATCATATAAAAGCAGTAACTAGGACAAAATCTAACATTGATGCATCAGCCTCAGagtgtaaaattgatttaatatctTGGAATGCATCACATTTACCACTTAAAGACTCATATGTTGATATTGTCGTTTCAGACAtg CCATTTGGAAAACGAAGTGGCCGCATGGTAGATAACAGAATActgtataaacaatttttaatagaattaggACGAATCCTGAAAAGATCAACAGGTAGAGCAGTTTTACTTACTTACGACAGACGCAGCTTTAATATG GCCTTACAAACTGCTGGTGATCTGTTTTGGGTATCAAAAATGTTAGGCGTAAATATAGGTGGTCTACATGCTGCTGTTTATGTCATGAAAAGGACTGATGTACTTCCCGAGTTATATAAACCCAAAACTAGTAAGCCTATTAAATTCACAAACAGTGGAACATAG
- the LOC144475722 gene encoding putative ribosome production factor 1: MKLKNLKVNPLSRLHAEDNEATPSTSGTTQTAEVSLPSDSNFNHIKCKAVRYKKCQKLLKEKIKAKKEAKKKRIQEGAPKQVPHTIESLREKDETIITGDLDDEGNEELKIDFEHDEFSSYYKHLYEPKVLITYCDNPTRKTRIFGREMTRIIPNSTSLYRNRSGVKKMVKSAIAKDFTDIIVINEDQCKPNGMLVIHLPDGPTAYFKLSNVKITPELKRSHKEITRHRPEVILNNFTTRLGYTIGRMLGALFHFEPQFKGRRVVTFHNQRDYIFFRHHRYQFDLQKGKPRLRELGPRFTLKLRYLQHGTFDTKYGEYEWLIQGRRHDMETSRRKFFL; this comes from the exons ATGAAGTTGAAAAACTTAAAGGTAAATCCTTTGAGCCGTTTGCACGCAGAAGACAATGAAGCAACTCCGAGTACATCGGGTACCACTCAGACGGCAGAGGTTAGTTTGCCATCTGACAGCAACtttaatcatataaaatgtaaagcagtacgatataaaaaatgtcaaaaattgttaaaagaaaaaattaaagctAAGAAAGAAGCTAAGAAAAAGCGAATTCAAGAAGGAGCACCAAAACAAGTACCGCACACTATTGAAAGTTTGAGGGAGAAAGATGAGACCATTATTACTGGAGATCTTGATGATGAAGGAAACGAAGAACTCAAAATCGATTTTGAACATGACGAATTTTCATCTTATTATAAACACTTATACGAGCCCAAAGTGTTGATTACTTATTGCGACAACCCAACAAGAAAGACTAGAATTTTTGGTAGAGAAATGACAAGAATTATACCAAACTCTACTTctttatatagaaatagatCTGGAGttaaaaaaatggtaaagAGTGCTATTGCCAAGGATTTCActgatattattgttattaatgaagATCAGTGCAAACCAA ATGGTATGTTAGTCATTCATTTACCAGATGGGCCAACAGCATACTTCAAACTTAGCAATGTCAAAATAACTCCAGAATTGAAACGTAGTCACAAAGAAATTACACGACATAGACcagaagttattttaaataattttactaccCGCTTGGGTTATACAATTGGTAGAATGTTAGGAGCACTATTTCATTTTGAACCTCAGTTTAAAGGGAGAAGGGTTGTCACATTTCATAATCAGAgggattatatatttttcagacaTCATAG GTATCAATTTGATTTACAAAAAGGAAAACCTAGATTGAGAGAGTTAGGACCAAGATTTACCTTAAAACTCAGATATTTGCAACATGGAACCTTTGATACCAAATATGGAGAATATGAATGGCTTATACAAGGCCGAAGACATGATATGGAAACAAGTAGAAGAAAATTCTTCTTATGA
- the Kank gene encoding KN motif and ankyrin repeat domain-containing protein 2 kank isoform X2, producing MGVKNFIMKRMPFCKMKMKRKYHGTNAATPIQNNNTQLEHPGDFDNASVGSGNSNLSTGALQNIREQMAASLERMKELEEQVKAIPMLQVQVSVLKEEKRNLLRQVDELSKTNSRNDTLHRHRSQSFSEQRVSQRNLKNATVPTPTRDMGTMCGVMTRDVGVSHQQVRTRDVGMITSTPIKRPLQRSRLQIEEIMPEVTNNSSLIRDGSSSSLDKFFSNDYTRDSWKSTLTRSQLIYDEIVPEAKMVMDRLRRSPLQTESIPPTSPKLARDAKKFRDIGINTRDRLKDLVYSQFVIEDIAPEAKKETRKRSYGTSTDLTMKDVLTKEDVAVIVDDALRIYKSTLIKDTVSRGCQCTPEPPKVIEKRDQFAQVTEPYKMRANVGVTVKPRMSDIGIEVRTGPGTRTIAVGPDPMATQPISLHSMNSRSYSFNYGDTKVKRKATRSVSVMVDDLVRTTVKSTDTSGLAPKKREFGTSPIKKKFTDVSVGESVRPPHISITCAANYCDNCKETIKSLAKQIINNAENNMNHQNTNLVSRIPRPSHISLNNSMDQRRQFKRQDTYTKIPSVGVIRYDSDNKEQYENSNRIQQLQGEKRKDEKSQEIYMAEKQTDIDEKHELPESALFQPIQEKPRKKVEPSKEMLAAMKVLNDSLKKSPSKNISHQMKNAINIIQQEWFKISSTVNANPLEVEDYLDCFEECSSTLLEYIVNMTDSSGNTAMHYAVSHGNFDVVSILLDSKVCDINRANVAGYTAVMLAALAEVRNSTHESVANRLFQLADVNIRAKLHGQTALMLAVSHGRKDMTQLLLDAGAAVNIQDEDGSTALMCAAEHGHTDIVRLLLAHPDCDPSIVDIDGSSALKIALEAGNRDIGVLLYAHERVNRGTSPYSSMRRSRRGSKPTTPTGPSPSAPVSPAPSRRLHSSTASLNSSKYSAK from the exons ATGGAACGAATGCGGCCACACCGATACAGAACAACAACACGCAGCTCGAGCACCCAGGTGACTTTGACAATGCGAGCGTTGGCAGCGGGAACTCGAACCTCAGTACGGGCGCGCTACAG AACATCAGGGAACAGATGGCGGCCTCTTTGGAACGAATGAAAGAGCTGGAGGAACAGGTCAAGGCGATTCCCATGCTACAG GTGCAAGTGTCGGTGCTGAAAGAGGAGAAACGAAATCTCCTGCGACAAGTGGACGAGCTCAGCAAGACGAATTCCCGCAACGACACGTTGCACAGGCACCGGAGCCAGTCGTTCTCCGAACAGCGGGTGTCCCAGCGAAATCTGAAGAACGCCACCGTCCCGACGCCGACCAGAGACATGGGAACGATGTGCGGCGTCATGACACGGGACGTCGGCGTCTCGCACCAGCAG GTTCGAACCCGAGACGTCGGCATGATAACGAGTACCCCGATAAAACGACCACTGCAAAGGAGTCGATTGCAAATCGAGGAAATTATGCCTGAAGTAACAAACAATAGCTCGTTGATACGCGACGGGTCGTCGTCGAGCCTGGATAAGTTTTTCTCAAACGACTACACCCGGGACAGCTGGAAATCGACATTGACCCGTAGCCAACTAATATACGACGAGATCGTACCGGAAGCAAAGATGGTGATGGATCGTTTGAGACGGAGCCCACTTCAAACCGAATCGATACCGCCGACCAGTCCGAAACTCGCCAGAGACGCGAAGAAGTTTCGCGACATTGGTATTAACACGAGGGACAGACTGAAAGACCTCGTCTACAGCCAGTTCGTGATCGAGGACATCGCACCGGAAGCGAAGAAAGAAACCAGGAAACGATCCTACGGGACGTCCACCGATCTGACGATGAAAGACGTGCTGACGAAAGAGGACGTCGCGGTGATCGTCGACGATGCTCTCAGAATATACAAGAGCACGCTGATCAAGGACACCGTTTCCAGGGGATGCCAGTGCACGCCGGAACCGCCGAAAGTCATTGAGAAGCGGGACCAATTCGCGCAGGTGACGGAACCGTACAAAATGAGGGCGAACGTGGGGGTGACGGTGAAGCCGCGAATGTCCGACATTGGGATCGAGGTCAGGACTGGTCCCGGGACGAGGACCATTGCTGTTGGTCCGGATCCTATGGCCACGCAGCCTATATCCCTGCACTCGATGAACTCGAGGAGCTATTCGTTCAATTACGGTGACACCAAGGTGAAGAGGAAAGCCACCAGGTCGGTGAGCGTGATGGTCGACGATCTCGTTAGAACGACCGTGAAGAGCACCGACACTTCCGGTTTGGCGCCTAAGAAAAGGGAGTTCGGTACATcgccaattaaaaaaaagttcacGGACGTCTCTGTCGGTGAGTCGGTGAGACCACCACACATCTCCATCACGTGCGCGGCGAATTATTGCGACAACTGTAAGGAAACTATCAAGAGCTTGGCGAAGCAGATCATAAACAACGCAGAGAATAATATGAATCATCAGAACACGAATCTCGTCTCGAGGATACCCAGACCGTCTCATATATCCTTGAACAACTCGATGGATCAGAGAAGACAGTTCAAGAGGCAGGATACGTATACAAAGATACCGTCCGTTGGTGTGATCAGATACGATTCCGATAACAAGGAGCAGTATGAGAATAGCAATCG tATTCAACAATTGCAAGGGGAGAAGAGGAAAGATGAAAAATCACAAGAGATCTACATGGCGGAGAAGCAAACAGACATTGATGAAAAACACGAACTTCCAGAGTCTGCATTGTTCCAACCCATTCAAGAGAAACCTAGAAAGAAGGTTGAACCTTCTAAGGAAATGCTGGCTGCCATGAAGGTTCTGAATGATAGTCTTAAAAAGTCACCCAGCAAGAACATCTCCCACCAGATGAAAAATGCCATCAACATCATTCAGCAAGAGTGGTTCAAAATCTCTAGCACAGTAAACGCGAATCCCTTAGAAGTAGAAGATTACCTAGACTGTTTCGAGGAATGCTCCAGTACTTTGTTGGAGTACATCGTTAACATGACTGACTCTAGTGGAAATACTGCAATGCATTATGCAGTTTCTCATGGAAACTTTGATGTTGTGTCCATCCTTCTAGATTCTAAAGTCTGCGATATTAATAGAGCAAATGTGGCTGGCTACACAGCTGTAATGTTGGCAGCGCTAGCAGAGGTCAGGAATTCTACTCATGAATCTGTGGCAAACAGATTGTTCCAGCTAGCTGATGTgaatattcgagcaaaattg CATGGCCAAACTGCCTTGATGTTGGCAGTGTCCCATGGTCGCAAAGACATGACTCAACTGCTCCTGGATGCAGGCGCAGCAGTTAACATTCAAGACGAAGACGGCAGTACAGCTTTAATGTGCGCAGCTGAACACGGACATACCGACATCGTGCGATTGTTACTTGCACACCCAGACTGTGATCCATCGATCGTCGACATAGACGGCAGTTCCGCTCTGAAAATCGCGTTAGAAGCGGGCAATCGTGACATCGGCGTGTTACTGTACGCCCACGAACGTGTGAACAGAGGAACGAGTCCATATTCGTCAATGAGACGGAGTAGGAGAGGGTCAAAACCAACAACGCCGACTGGTCCCTCTCCTTCGGCTCCGGTTAGTCCAGCTCCATCCCGTAGACTTCATTCATCAACTGCTTCATTGAACTCCTCCAAATATTCTGCTAAATAA